The DNA segment CCTCGACGCCCGGCGTCCCGCTGACCGTCAGCGGTTACGTCTTCGGCCGTGAGTGCCGCCCCATCCCCGGCGTGCTGCTCGACTTCTGGCAGGCCGACAACAACGGTGGCTACGACATGAGCGGGTACAACTTCCGCGGTCACCAGTTCACCGACCAGAGCGGCGCGTTCACGCTCACCACGATCGTGCCGGGCCTGTATCCGGGCCGCACCCGCCACATCCACGTCAAGGTGCAGGCGCCGGGCTCCGGCATCCTCACCACCCAGCTGTACTTCCCGGGCGAGCCGCGCAACGGCACCGACATGCTGTACGACCCCGCGCTGCTCATGAACGTCCGGACGGCCGGCTCCGGCAAGCAGGGCAGTTTCGACTTCGTCCTCAACGTCGCCCAGCAGCCGGACCCGACCGACCCGCCGGACCCGACCGACCCGCCGACCGGCGGTACCTGGGCGGCCGGGACGGCCTACACCGCGGGCAACCGCGTCACATACGGCGGGGTCGCGTACCGCTGTCTGCAGGCTCACACCGCCATGGTCGGCTGGGAGCCGCCGAATGTCCCCGCGTTGTGGGAACGCGGGTAGACGAGCAGACCGGCCGAGCGGCCGTAACCGCCGCGCCCCCGCGCCTCCGGGCTCTCTCCCCGGAGGCGCGGCGGGCGCACGGCCCGGACCGGAGGGGGTTCGGTTCGGGCCGCATCTCTTCCCCCTCCTCAGCCCCCTCGCGCTCGCACCGCGCGTTCACTTCGCGTCGGAGTAGCGCTCCACCACCGCGGTGGTGAACGGAAAACGCACCGGGGTCTCGCCGAACACCGTCCGCCCGGCCAGTTCGGCGGCCTCCCGGATCGCCGCCACCACCGCTGCGGCCTCCGCCTCCGGGCAGTGCACGATCACCTCGTCGTGCTGGAAGAACACCAGTTCCGCCCGGAGGCCGGCGGCCGCGATCGACCGCCGCAGCGCCGCCAGCAGCAGCAGCGCCCAGTCCGCCGCACTGCCCTGGACCACGAAGTTCCGGGTGAACCGGCCCCGCGCCCGCGCGTCCGCCGAGGCATAGCCCGGCTGCCGGCCGTAGCCCGGTTCGTCGCCGCCGCCCGCCCCGCCCGCCGGCACCGGCTCCTCCTGCGGGATTCCGGCCTCCCCGTCCTCCCCGTGACCCGCAGCGGGCGGGCTGGTCCGGCCCAGCCAGGTGCGTACGAGACGGCCCTCCTCGCCCGCCTTCGCCGCGTCGTCCACATAGGCCACCGCGCGCGGGAACCTGCGGCGCAGGGCCGCCAGATTCTTCAGCCCGTCCCCGGACGTCTGCCCGTACACCGCGCCGAGCAGCGCGAGCTTCGCGTGGTCCCGGTCGCCGTGGAAGGCGCGGTCGGACAGCGCGGTGTAGAGGTCGCCCTCATGACCGGCCACCTCCATCAGACCGGGGTCGCGCGAGATCGCGGCCAGCACCCGCGGCTCCATCTGGGCGGCGTCCGCGACGACCAGCCGCCAGCCCTCGTCCGCGACGACGGCCCGCCGGATCACCTTCGGGATCTGGAGCGCCCCGCCGCCGTTGGTCGTCCACCGCCCGCTCACCGTGCCGCCCGGCTGGTACTCGGGGCGGAAGCGGCCGTCGCGCACCCAGTCCTGGAGCCAGCCCCAGCCGTGCGCCGTCCAGATCCGGTACAGCTTCTTGTACGCGATCAGCGGCCCGACCGCCGGATGGTCCAGCGACTCGATCTCCCAGCGGCGCGTCGAGCGCACCCGCACCCCGTCCCGCGCGAACGCCCGCACCACGTCGGCCGGCAGATCCGGCCGCACCCGGCGGCCGAACGCGGCGGACACCTCGTCGGCCAGCTCCGCCAGCCGGCGCGGCTCGCCCCCGCCCGCGTACCGCTCGCCGAGCAGTTCGCG comes from the Streptomyces sp. NBC_00525 genome and includes:
- a CDS encoding dioxygenase family protein, which gives rise to MSPEPNESVEPAAAEAAGGPAISRKSLLKAALVATAVPLFAGGGVALARDAGKSGELLAPTPDCDDGDEPTHDQMEGPYFKPNSPLRTSLVTSSTPGVPLTVSGYVFGRECRPIPGVLLDFWQADNNGGYDMSGYNFRGHQFTDQSGAFTLTTIVPGLYPGRTRHIHVKVQAPGSGILTTQLYFPGEPRNGTDMLYDPALLMNVRTAGSGKQGSFDFVLNVAQQPDPTDPPDPTDPPTGGTWAAGTAYTAGNRVTYGGVAYRCLQAHTAMVGWEPPNVPALWERG
- a CDS encoding bifunctional 3'-5' exonuclease/DNA polymerase, whose amino-acid sequence is MTERWALAVTEDGAARLAPLDRAGRPAGPVLTAPDVADAVRSRPDVARWVWRSTAAVYPRLLAAGVRVERAYDVEAAESLLLGYEGRLGEPRSAAAALARLRGGPVPPDPPPRAAEPGSQSSLFEPSPGPEPPLEELTEVYAAQLARHDATDRPDRMRLLTAAESAGMLVAAEMNRAGLPWRADVHREVLRELLGERYAGGGEPRRLAELADEVSAAFGRRVRPDLPADVVRAFARDGVRVRSTRRWEIESLDHPAVGPLIAYKKLYRIWTAHGWGWLQDWVRDGRFRPEYQPGGTVSGRWTTNGGGALQIPKVIRRAVVADEGWRLVVADAAQMEPRVLAAISRDPGLMEVAGHEGDLYTALSDRAFHGDRDHAKLALLGAVYGQTSGDGLKNLAALRRRFPRAVAYVDDAAKAGEEGRLVRTWLGRTSPPAAGHGEDGEAGIPQEEPVPAGGAGGGDEPGYGRQPGYASADARARGRFTRNFVVQGSAADWALLLLAALRRSIAAAGLRAELVFFQHDEVIVHCPEAEAAAVVAAIREAAELAGRTVFGETPVRFPFTTAVVERYSDAK